The DNA segment CGACGAGTGGGGGTCGTTCGAGGGGCTGGTGACCGTCGAGGACATCGTCGAGCAGGTCGTGGGCGACATCAGAGACGAGTTCGACGTCGACGAGCGAGAACCGACTATCGACAAGCGCAGCGACGGGTCGTACTCCGTCGACGGCGGCGTCGCCATCGCGGAGGTCAACGACACGCTCGACGCGGAGTTCGAGAGCGACGAGTTCGGCACCATCGGCGGTCTGGTGCTCGACCGACTCGGCCGCGCCCCGGAGGTCGGCGACAGCGTCGAGATCGAGGGCTACCGCCTCGAAGTGGCGCGGGTCGACGGCGCCCGCATCTCCACTGTCGTCGTCACCGAGACGGGCGCCGAGGAGACGCCGACCAGCGAGTCGTAGCCGCGCAGGATTCGGTCGTTCGTTCGGGCTACTCCTCTGCTTCCTCGTCCTCGTTCTCACCATCCACGCCGTCCTCGTCCTCGAACCGTTTCCGGACGCTCTCGGCGTGGCCCTCCAGTCCCTCGGCTTCGGCGAGCGTGGTGATCGTCGCTTCGAGGTCGCCGAGCGCGTCGCGGTCGAGCCGCTGGACCGTGGTCGAGCGCAGGAAGGTGTCGACAGAGAGGCCGCCCGTTATCTTCGCCAGCCCGTTCGTCGGGAGGACGTGGTTCGTCCCGCTGGCGTAGTCGCCCGCCGCGACCGGGGTGTAGGGGCCGAGGAAGACGCTCCCGGCGCTGTCGATGCGCTCCAAGACCGCGTCCTCGTCGTCGGCCTGAATCGAGAGGTGCTCGGCGGCGTACTCCTCGGCGAACAGGATGGCCTCGCTCGGCGAGCGCGCGCGGAACACGCCCGAGGCGTCGTTGTCGAGCGCGTCCTCGATGGTGTCGCGTCGCTCGCGCTCCTCGACCTGGGTTTCGATCTCCTCGACGACGGCCGCCGCGAGGTCGTCGTCGTGCGTGACCGCGGCCGCCGCAGCGTTCGGGTCGTGTTCGGCCTGCGCCAGCAGGTCGGCGGCGACGAACCGGGGGTCCGCGGTTTCGTCGGCCAGGACGAGGAGTTCGCTCGGCCCCGCCAGGAAGTCGATGGCGACGTCGCCCTGGACCTCGGCCTTCGCGGCGGTGACCCACTTGTTGCCCGGGCCGACGACCTTCTGGACGCGGTCTATCTGCTCGGTGCCGTAGGCCATCGCGGCGACCGCCTGCGCGCCGCCGACGCCGTACACCTTGTCGGCGCCCGCGAGGTGGATGGCCGCGAGCGTCACCGGGTTCATCTCCTCGGCCGGCGGGGTCGTCACGACGACCTGCTCGACGCCCGCGACCTTCGCGGGCACGACGCCCATCACCGCGCTGGAGGGGTAGGCGGCCGCGCCGCCGGGGACGTAGACGCCGACGCGCTCGATGGGTCGGAACCGCCGACCCAGCTCTCTGCCGGGCGAGAACTCCCGGTTCCAGTCGTCGGGGAGCTGTGCTTCGTGGAACTCCCGGACGTTCGCGACGGCCGCCTCGATGGCCTCGTGCGTCTCGTCGTCTATCTCCTCGGCGGCGCGCTCGGCGGCGTCGCTCACGTCGAGGTTGCCGACCGAGACGCCGTCGAACTCCTCGCAGAACTCCCGGACCGCCACGTCGCCCTCATCCCGCACACGCGATACGATGTCCCGTACGTCGTCGCGAATCGCCTCGATGCCGGCGTCGCGGTCGAAGAGCGCGCGCCGGTCGTCCGGGCCGAGGTCTGCGACGGATTCGACGTTCATGGC comes from the Halorussus vallis genome and includes:
- the hisD gene encoding histidinol dehydrogenase, which codes for MNVESVADLGPDDRRALFDRDAGIEAIRDDVRDIVSRVRDEGDVAVREFCEEFDGVSVGNLDVSDAAERAAEEIDDETHEAIEAAVANVREFHEAQLPDDWNREFSPGRELGRRFRPIERVGVYVPGGAAAYPSSAVMGVVPAKVAGVEQVVVTTPPAEEMNPVTLAAIHLAGADKVYGVGGAQAVAAMAYGTEQIDRVQKVVGPGNKWVTAAKAEVQGDVAIDFLAGPSELLVLADETADPRFVAADLLAQAEHDPNAAAAAVTHDDDLAAAVVEEIETQVEERERRDTIEDALDNDASGVFRARSPSEAILFAEEYAAEHLSIQADDEDAVLERIDSAGSVFLGPYTPVAAGDYASGTNHVLPTNGLAKITGGLSVDTFLRSTTVQRLDRDALGDLEATITTLAEAEGLEGHAESVRKRFEDEDGVDGENEDEEAEE